A genomic stretch from Sphingobacterium sp. ML3W includes:
- a CDS encoding S41 family peptidase: MIKKLLLSAVLAYGGTAYVVAQQPTFLSHPALTPDGKEMVFSYEGDLWKVASQGGVAVRLTGMEGNEINPRISPDGKWLAFSANQNGNMDVYVMPLAGGDIRQLTAHDASDEVDSWSWDSKTLYFTSTRYNRMGGYQVSVDGGTAIRLFPHFFNYISGIVPTPSGELLFNDSWEGYSSANRKRYKGAFNPDIRSYNPKTKAFQQYTDYVGKDLWPTIDQKGTIYYVSDENNGEYNLYQLNGKTKTALTSFPESIKRPFVSANGDKIVFEKGYQLYIYDVNGKKTVQPNIALNRNQVLGKLKEFNISGSISNFDVSPDGKKIAFVSRGELFVSDSEGKFVRQMSGQGERVMEVKWLKDSKTLLYSQTFQGYQNWFSRTADGKGEVKQLTQDLRNNRDITFNADRTKAVYLSGRDEVRTLDLGSLKSQTVVKDEIWGFQNSTPSFSPDGNYLLFTAMRNFEQDIFVHNLKSGQTTNLTNTGVSETSPYWSPDGKYIYFASNRTKPSYPTGMQNSSIFRMALTNFDQPYRSTKFDELFAKPTVKKDSVANKPAAPKKENDAKDKSKANADKNKPAAPSPEPKKTVLVQLDLEGLRDRIEQVSPAFGTQYSPLVIQKADKTYVFYGSDHEGKFSAYRTVYEPFTAPKTEKVIEGGMGQVQESAGKYFVLNRGIIQKYSLEGNKLDAITMSYKFNKDLEKEFNQMFYETWANLEENFYDHNFHGVDWTATKKKYEKYLPGINDRNDLRILLNDMLGELNSSHLGFSSMGTEERKPFGFVTNEIGVEYDSQNPYKISRIVGNGPATKKEVDIKQGDVLVAVNGVKLNTAADRDSYFTWPSLEEEIQLTLNRNGKEVQTNVRPASSTAFRELIYDEWIKDNRSRVDKLSDNKIAYSHMKNMSGGELQRFLIDMAEQENNKQGIILDLRYNTGGNVHDEVLRFLSQRPYLQWQYRGGKRAPQSNFAPAAKPIVLLINEQSLSDAEMTAAGFKALKLGKIIGNETYRWIIFTSGKGLVDGSFYRLPSWGCYTLDGQDLEQTGVAPDIFVKNTVQDRMENKDPQLERAVKEILADLK; encoded by the coding sequence ATGATAAAAAAACTGCTTTTGAGTGCAGTTCTGGCCTATGGTGGAACTGCTTATGTTGTTGCGCAGCAACCGACATTCTTGTCTCATCCCGCGTTGACACCCGATGGGAAGGAGATGGTATTCAGTTATGAAGGTGATCTTTGGAAAGTCGCAAGTCAAGGTGGGGTTGCTGTCCGGCTTACTGGTATGGAAGGTAATGAGATCAATCCCCGAATATCCCCAGATGGCAAATGGTTAGCATTCTCGGCCAATCAAAATGGGAATATGGACGTCTATGTCATGCCCTTAGCGGGTGGAGACATCCGTCAATTGACCGCGCATGACGCCTCGGATGAAGTGGATAGCTGGAGCTGGGACAGTAAAACACTCTATTTTACTTCGACACGTTATAATCGTATGGGAGGTTACCAGGTCTCAGTAGATGGTGGTACGGCAATACGCCTATTTCCACATTTTTTTAATTATATCAGCGGGATCGTCCCTACACCGTCGGGAGAGCTGCTGTTCAACGATAGCTGGGAAGGATATAGTTCGGCAAACCGCAAGCGCTATAAAGGAGCATTCAATCCAGATATCCGTTCCTATAATCCCAAAACAAAAGCCTTTCAACAGTATACAGACTATGTTGGAAAAGATCTATGGCCAACGATAGACCAAAAAGGAACGATATATTACGTCTCGGATGAAAACAACGGCGAATACAACCTGTATCAGCTCAACGGTAAGACCAAAACAGCGCTGACAAGTTTCCCGGAATCCATTAAAAGACCCTTCGTGTCAGCAAACGGCGATAAGATCGTATTTGAAAAGGGGTATCAGCTCTATATTTACGATGTCAATGGAAAGAAAACGGTACAGCCCAATATTGCTTTAAACCGCAATCAGGTCCTCGGCAAGCTAAAGGAATTCAATATTTCGGGCAGCATCAGTAATTTTGATGTCTCACCAGATGGCAAAAAAATAGCTTTTGTATCCCGAGGAGAGCTTTTTGTTTCCGATAGCGAGGGCAAGTTTGTCCGTCAGATGTCCGGACAGGGAGAGCGCGTCATGGAGGTCAAATGGCTTAAGGATAGCAAAACCTTACTCTATAGCCAAACATTCCAAGGCTATCAAAATTGGTTTTCCCGCACTGCGGATGGAAAAGGTGAAGTGAAACAGCTGACGCAAGATCTTCGAAACAACCGTGACATTACCTTTAATGCCGACCGTACAAAAGCGGTATACCTAAGCGGCCGTGATGAGGTACGTACGTTGGATCTAGGTAGTCTCAAGAGCCAGACCGTAGTCAAAGACGAAATCTGGGGATTCCAAAATTCTACGCCTTCATTTTCGCCCGACGGCAATTATTTGCTATTTACCGCAATGCGTAATTTTGAGCAGGATATCTTTGTCCATAACCTCAAGAGTGGACAAACGACCAACCTAACCAATACCGGTGTCTCCGAGACCAGCCCCTATTGGTCGCCAGATGGCAAGTATATTTATTTTGCAAGTAATAGAACAAAGCCCTCATACCCTACCGGAATGCAAAATTCGAGCATTTTCCGTATGGCGCTGACCAATTTTGACCAACCCTATCGCAGTACGAAGTTTGATGAATTATTTGCCAAACCCACAGTAAAAAAAGATTCCGTCGCAAATAAGCCAGCAGCGCCTAAAAAAGAAAACGATGCCAAGGATAAGAGTAAGGCCAATGCGGATAAGAATAAACCGGCAGCTCCTAGTCCAGAACCAAAGAAAACCGTTTTGGTACAGCTTGATCTCGAGGGTTTGCGGGATCGTATTGAGCAGGTCAGTCCTGCATTTGGGACACAATATAGCCCTTTGGTGATCCAAAAGGCAGACAAGACCTATGTCTTCTATGGGTCTGATCATGAGGGGAAGTTCAGTGCTTATCGTACAGTTTATGAACCATTCACTGCTCCAAAAACTGAAAAAGTAATTGAAGGCGGTATGGGACAGGTACAGGAATCGGCAGGCAAGTATTTTGTGCTTAACCGTGGTATCATACAGAAATACAGCCTGGAGGGAAACAAGCTCGATGCAATAACCATGAGCTATAAATTTAATAAAGACCTGGAGAAAGAGTTTAACCAGATGTTTTATGAGACCTGGGCCAATCTGGAAGAGAATTTTTATGATCACAATTTTCATGGTGTAGACTGGACAGCAACCAAAAAGAAATACGAAAAATATCTGCCCGGCATCAACGACCGGAATGACCTGCGTATTCTCTTAAACGACATGCTGGGTGAGCTGAACTCATCACACTTGGGCTTTAGTTCAATGGGGACTGAAGAGCGCAAACCATTCGGTTTTGTGACTAACGAAATCGGCGTGGAATATGATAGCCAAAATCCTTATAAGATCAGTCGGATCGTAGGCAATGGACCTGCGACCAAGAAAGAGGTGGATATTAAACAAGGGGACGTACTGGTCGCTGTCAATGGTGTTAAATTAAATACTGCCGCAGATCGGGATAGCTATTTTACCTGGCCATCATTGGAAGAGGAAATTCAGCTGACTTTGAACCGTAATGGGAAAGAGGTTCAAACGAATGTACGACCAGCTTCCAGTACAGCTTTTAGGGAATTGATTTACGATGAATGGATCAAGGATAACCGCAGCCGTGTAGACAAACTGAGTGACAATAAGATCGCTTATTCGCACATGAAGAATATGTCGGGAGGCGAACTGCAACGTTTTCTCATCGATATGGCTGAGCAGGAGAATAATAAGCAAGGTATAATCTTAGATCTGCGGTATAATACTGGAGGAAATGTACACGATGAGGTATTACGCTTTTTGTCGCAGCGCCCTTACCTACAATGGCAATATCGTGGGGGAAAGCGTGCTCCGCAGAGTAATTTTGCGCCTGCAGCCAAACCGATCGTTCTGTTAATCAATGAGCAATCGCTGAGTGATGCGGAGATGACCGCAGCGGGGTTCAAAGCATTGAAACTAGGTAAAATCATCGGTAATGAAACTTATCGCTGGATTATTTTTACCTCTGGCAAAGGATTGGTCGATGGGTCTTTTTACCGCTTACCTTCCTGGGGATGCTATACCCTAGATGGTCAGGATTTAGAGCAGACAGGTGTCGCACCGGATATTTTTGTAAAAAATACGGTGCAAGACCGTATGGAAAATAAAGATCCACAGTTGGAGCGTGCTGTGAAGGAGATTTTAGCTGATCTCAAATAA
- a CDS encoding serine hydrolase, with translation MKIFKRFLFTALINLGISMQVIAQVTTLQVDSLMKSALAELEVAGAAIAIVKDGKVVIQKGYGTRDIDAPSPVNEYTNFQIASTSKAFTVAALAILVEEGKVTWEDKVKDHIPEFKMYNDYVTENMNIADLLTHRSGLGLGVGDLMFFPDGGDFDAKDVVKVFQYFKPVSAFRTQFDYDNLLYIVAGEVIHRVSGQPFGTFVEKRILMPLGMNRSKVDKKAMLKDENTAGPHSLIANKVKRINFFENSESAAAGGIYSNVADMTKWMSVQLNRGKYGRNLDSALFSAANSKRMWTIHTPLSAEESKRYKSHFLGYGLGWFLTDKNGCMVVSHSGYVPGMHSEVILVPDLNLGITILNNSDHSGGALNHAVTNAILDKYLGLSELKWVDMGVNFLAQNKGKDDEATTKVWAKVDSLKKQKVDIQKYIGSYSDRWFGEVQVYLKDKELRIRSVRSPKLNGAMHLYEKDIFAIRWDYQDMNCDALATFTLNKEGKAESIKMKGISPNIDFSFDFQDLDLRRKP, from the coding sequence ATGAAGATTTTTAAACGATTTCTATTTACGGCATTGATCAACCTTGGAATATCAATGCAAGTCATTGCTCAGGTAACAACACTTCAAGTAGACTCGCTTATGAAGTCCGCATTGGCCGAGTTAGAGGTAGCGGGTGCAGCCATCGCAATTGTCAAAGATGGAAAAGTAGTCATTCAAAAAGGATATGGAACCCGCGATATAGATGCACCATCCCCTGTTAATGAGTATACTAACTTTCAGATAGCCAGTACGTCCAAAGCTTTTACCGTGGCCGCATTGGCAATTTTGGTTGAAGAGGGAAAAGTTACCTGGGAGGATAAAGTAAAGGATCATATACCTGAGTTTAAGATGTACAACGATTATGTCACCGAAAACATGAATATTGCTGATCTGTTGACTCATCGCAGTGGACTTGGACTTGGTGTTGGCGATCTCATGTTCTTTCCGGATGGGGGAGATTTCGATGCAAAGGATGTCGTAAAAGTTTTCCAATATTTTAAACCCGTTTCCGCATTTCGGACTCAATTTGACTACGATAATTTACTTTATATTGTCGCTGGAGAGGTAATCCATCGCGTGAGCGGACAACCTTTCGGAACGTTTGTCGAAAAACGTATTCTAATGCCTTTGGGGATGAATCGTTCAAAAGTGGATAAAAAGGCTATGCTGAAAGATGAGAATACTGCTGGCCCGCATAGCTTGATAGCCAATAAAGTGAAAAGGATAAATTTTTTCGAAAACAGTGAATCCGCAGCAGCAGGGGGAATCTACTCAAATGTTGCCGACATGACCAAGTGGATGTCTGTTCAATTGAATCGAGGAAAATACGGACGTAATCTAGATTCAGCCTTATTCTCTGCAGCCAATAGCAAACGGATGTGGACAATCCATACACCATTGAGTGCAGAGGAATCAAAACGCTATAAATCACATTTCTTAGGTTATGGGCTCGGTTGGTTTCTTACGGATAAAAATGGTTGTATGGTTGTTTCACATTCTGGATATGTACCAGGAATGCATTCTGAAGTGATATTGGTGCCAGATCTGAACTTGGGTATTACTATACTAAATAATTCAGATCATTCAGGAGGGGCACTCAATCATGCTGTAACAAACGCTATTTTGGATAAGTATTTGGGCTTAAGTGAACTGAAATGGGTCGACATGGGTGTCAATTTCCTTGCGCAAAACAAAGGTAAGGATGATGAGGCAACAACAAAAGTATGGGCGAAGGTAGATTCGCTAAAAAAACAGAAGGTTGATATTCAGAAATATATTGGTTCCTATTCTGATCGCTGGTTTGGTGAAGTACAAGTCTATCTAAAAGATAAGGAACTTCGGATCCGCAGTGTTCGATCACCCAAATTAAATGGTGCAATGCATTTGTACGAGAAGGATATTTTCGCTATCCGATGGGATTATCAGGACATGAACTGTGATGCACTTGCGACCTTCACTTTAAATAAAGAAGGAAAGGCCGAAAGCATCAAAATGAAGGGAATTTCCCCCAATATTGATTTTAGCTTTGATTTTCAGGACTTGGATCTTCGTCGTAAACCTTAA
- a CDS encoding response regulator: MENKKISILYVDDEENNLFSFKATFRLKYKVFTAINGAEAIELVKNNPIDIIITDQRMPEMTGVEFLEEIIKIDAAPMRILLTGYADMAAVVDAVNKGKIFHYLNKPWSEKELDQTIQRAYEVYTERQKIIETNALLETSNDQLEFMLRQKLLS, encoded by the coding sequence ATGGAAAATAAGAAGATTTCGATATTGTATGTTGACGACGAGGAAAATAATCTATTTTCCTTTAAAGCGACATTCCGGTTAAAATATAAGGTGTTTACGGCTATAAATGGCGCCGAAGCAATAGAACTTGTCAAAAACAACCCCATTGATATCATTATCACGGACCAGCGGATGCCAGAAATGACGGGTGTGGAGTTTTTGGAAGAAATCATAAAAATTGATGCGGCTCCAATGCGCATCCTTTTAACAGGGTATGCCGATATGGCTGCAGTGGTCGATGCTGTCAATAAAGGGAAGATATTTCATTACCTCAATAAACCCTGGAGTGAGAAAGAGCTCGATCAAACAATTCAACGCGCTTATGAAGTGTATACTGAGCGGCAAAAAATAATTGAAACAAATGCGCTGCTAGAAACCTCTAATGATCAATTGGAATTTATGCTACGTCAGAAGCTGCTATCCTAA